The sequence AGCGGCGATGGTAGGTGCTGCCGCGCCGGAGCAAAATCCGGCCAGTGGTTAGGCTGTCTCCTTTTTTGGGGGGCGGCCGGGGATGTTTGCCGTGGAAGTGTACGCCGCCGTTCGGCATTTCATTTTCATTGAGGCCGACAGTCACCATCGAGTTCGGCGATCAGCTGATCGGTTTCCTTTCCAATTTTGGAGCGGCGTACGTGCGTGCGAATCAAGTCAGCGGCCACCTCGCGCTCGGCGATCGACAGGAGTCGCAGCCGATCCAGCCACTCGGTGCGGACCTTCTTTAACCGGTGCCGCGCAGTGTCCTCCCTCAATCCTTCCAGCCAGGCGGAGAAACTCGCCACAATCTCGCTTGTAACTTTCGGGCGAACCGTGATCACCCGGAAAGTGCTTGCACGGCCGTAGCCGAGGCTGGTCTTGCCACCCACGCCCCATTCGGCGAGTGCGCGCTTGAGCAACTCGATGGCAAAGTCCGTCCAGTCGGACGGCCCGCTCAAGGCAATCAGAAACGAGGTTTTAGGCCGGACGCTAAGGAATCGCACCGGGTGGGGGTCGTCATAATCCGACGGAGCGTTTTGGCCCGCGCTATCGTAATAGCTTTTTTGGTGGACAGTCAGAACATCGGAAGCCAAGGGCTTGTCGTCTGGTGCGCTTCCGGGGACGTACAGCGCATCGTGAAACACGACGGCGCCGCGAATAGCAGCGGCGCGGCCAAGGCCGTTCTCGCCGTCGGCATCGGACGACCCGAACAGCGTGCGGTAAACCTCGCCCGGGCCAAACAGGATGCGCCGGTCCCGCCATGTCACACCCTGGTATCGGGCACGCTGCTTGTTTTCTTCCGACAAATCGGGACGGTCCGGCGCGAGCCCGGCCACAGCGGGGCCGTATAGCGTCTCGACATACTGGGCGAGCAGGCCCTTCAATGCCGAACCCGGGATCATCGGCACGCCCCAGGTGCGATGCAGGGTCAGGCCGACGTCGGTCGCCGACCCATTGCCGTGGCCGACCAGCAGGCGGCTCGCCAGGATCATCTCAATAACCCGCGAGCGGCTGCCGACGAAGCTGTCCTGCCAGCGATCGAAGGCTTGGTGATAGTCCGGGCTGACCGGTTGGCCGGCGAGCCCTTTCAGCCAATCGTCGAGGTGTTGGTCGTCGACTTTGCCGGTGTCGCCGGAGACGTCTGCCCAGACCTCATAGGCGAGACCGGCATGGTCCGGGATGCCGACTGCTCGCATCGCGTTCCGCATCGCGCGAGCCCCTCACTCGAACTCGGCCTGGACCGCCCGGCGGAACCAGGCGGCGAGCCTGAACATCTCGCGAGTGGCCAGCATGTAGCCGTCGAGGTCAAGTTCCCGGACCTTGCCGGCCAGCCTCTGTCCGGCGGTCCCCTCCAGACCAGGAATGCCTGCACCCGCCAGGTGATCCAGCAGCAGCTTCGTGCCCTCTCGCTTCCTTATGCGTTCCAATGCCGCCATCGCCGCTGCCAGTCCGCTGCGCACGAGTGTGCCGGTGAACGTCTGCAGGGCAATTTCGTAATCATCGCGGCAATCCTGGACACCCGCCACCTGCTTGTAGGCATAAAGGACCCGTTCCTGGTCGCGCAGGAGCTTGCACTGCGGCTGCGTCACTTGGTCGCCTCCTTGTCGCCGAGCGGTACCAACCGGCAGCGGCCGCGGCCGACTGTCGCCTTGCCGCCAAATTGAATGACCTCGGCTGCGGGGATAGCATTTGAGAGCACCGCTGCGGGGTCGAGCTTTGTGTCGGCTCGGCGGCTGCGGTCGGCGAGCAGGGTGCCGACCAGAAGCGTTTCCGGCGGCAGACTTTCCTCCAGCCACAGCGCACGTTTGGCGACGGTGCGTGTCTCGGCATCGATGCGCACGCGCGCGTCCACCTGCGTTGCCGTCTCCCACAGAAACGTCATCGTCTCGTCATCGACGACGACGAAACGCTTCTTGAATATTTCAATGTCGTCGCCAAATACTCTCCCTATCGTTTCCGTCCATTGGAGAAGATTTGCGCCATCCTCTTTAGCTGGCACATCGAGATCCTCAAGATAGAGCCGGTTCTTCCCCGAGACGATGACAGCCGAACCACTTGGAACCAGTGCCTGCCGGCCGTCCATCGCGGCTAGGCGAAGGCGATCGCCACCGTCGAGATCGCGCCCGGCCAGCATTAGGAGCAAAGGAGAGGTGACCCAGGCGAAGGTGCCCTTAAAGCTACGCACCGGCAGCGCCAACAGGCGGGCGTCACTGACGATGAGGGCCCCCGCGTGTTCGGCGGCTGCGGAGGTATCGGGGCCGAACACAGCCCGCCAAGTCTTGTCGTCGAGGTCTTGGCGGCGCGACTCGCGTAGTACGCCCTTGATCGATGAACCCGGAATGAACGGAATGCCGGTTGCGCGCAGCCGCGCGATCGGCAGATCGATGATGTCTGCGGCTTGCCCCGTCCCGGCATGCAACGGAGAGAGGGCGTGGAGGATGTAGGGCATTGCTTTCATCGACGCGCGTCTTCCTCCCCTCGCCAGACCCCAGGCACGACCCGGCCAAAGCCTTCGCCAACCCGGCAGCCGATGGCACTCAACCAGAGCTTTTCCGCATCGTCGGCGGTAAATGTATTGCCGTCGGCGCGTTCGAAGAAGTAGACCGCCCCCGGCGGCACCAGCCGGGTGACCGGCTTTGGCCGTTTCCGCGCCATGTCCCAGCCGGACACACTTTGCGGTCTCGGCACAAACGCGGCGCGAAGCTCGACCTCGACACCAATCGGCTCTAGACGCCCGCGATAGTTCCCATCCTCAGACGCCAGTCTGTCGGGAAGCCAGCCCCGCTCCCAGACGATTGGCGTCACTGCGACGAGCCGCAGACCGCGGCTGCCACCGGGCGCACGGAATGCATCCATAACCACCGCCGACGCTTCGAAGACTTCCGGCGCAAGCTCTTCAAGCTGCGCCGGCCTCCGGTCGGCACCGAGGGTGACCGGAGGCAGCGGTGTCGCCCCGCCGGCCGGCAGTTCGACCTCACAGCCGATCCCCCACTCGCACCGATCAGCGCCAAGGGTCTCGAAGACATCGTGGGTGAATAGGATGCCCTCGCCTGCCGTCTGCGTGTCGGCGACGATCCCCACATGCGCCTGCAGACGGCTCTGCATGCGTACCGCTCCTTGACCACCGTTCGCAACGTCCACCACGCGGTTGCCGACAAGCCACGCCGAGAAGTCGGCATCACCCCACCAACGGGGTGGTGTCCGCGGCTTGAAGCAGGTCTCGACGGTCGGTCGCCAAAGGCGTTCCCGTGCTCTATCGTCGTCTCGGCTGAGGGTGGGAACGGTCACAGGTTGTGGCTCCAGGCGCAGCACCTGCTCTTCCCCCTCGACGAATAGCGCATCGGCCGGTACCGGCCAGAGCCGGTCGGCCCGGGAAAAGTCCCTACCTAGCGGCCGGCGCAGAGCAAGGGTGGCGCCGAGTCCGATCCCACCAGTGTGCTCGAGCCATTCGTCGGCGCTCAGCGGCCGATCTCGCTTAGCTTCGATAACCCTTCCATAGGCGGTGCGCAATGCTCCGAGCAGGGTCGAAGGGAACGGCCAGTCAAGACCATGACCACGTCCCAACGCGCTGGTGAACCAGCCGCGGCCATCCTTGCAGAACAGGCCGTCGCGCGGGATCATCGCCAGGCGGTGCGGGGACGTCATGCTACCCTCTGCGACCGATCTGGTTTCGGCTCGGCTTGCGCAAAGACTTTGGCAATCAGCATCCGTCGTACCCAGCCGTCAATCCGGGCGTGGGCTACCGCGTATTCGGTCGCCTCATCTAGTTCGAGTCCAAGTTGAGGCGGCGATGGCGCGGCCTCCCCGGTCTCGCTGCGTTTGATCGTCCGCCGTACGTCGTGAAGCAGCACAAGTGTCCAGCTTCCATCAAGGCCAGGGCCGGGATCGGGGAAACGGCGTAGGGCCGTGCCGATCTCATGAACTTTCTTCGTTGACAGCCGTTCGCCCAGCAGCGCTGCATCGTTCAGCAATCGGCCCACCGGATTCTCATTCCAGTCGTCCCAGCGCGCCCGCCAGCGCAGCGTGCCGCCCGAGCGCTTGTCGATAACGATGCCGAGACCATTTCGGTCGCGCCCGCGGTCCCCCTCTGCTTCGTCCCGTTTTGCCAGCCGTTCCGCTCGCCGCCCCAGCGCCAGCAAGTCACCCATCCCGTCCATGATGTGGCCGATGCCGATGCCGATGGACAGCGTTGGTCCCGCCGACTGCCCTATGCAAGCGTCGATCATGATCGAACTGAAGGCGTTTTTCAGCGCCTGAGCACAGGCGAGCGCCCTCGGCAGCGGCACAAACGCGAGGACGTCGTCGCCGCCGGCATAGACGAGGGAACCCAAGTGCTCCTGTTCGACGATGCGGCGCGCCTCTTGAGGGAACTTGGCAAGCGCGCGGGAGATTGTGCGGTGGCAATCGGCCGAGGCCATTCCATCCAGGATCGCACCCATGCGATCACCGTCGGCGACGAGGCATGCGACGTAGGGGTAGGGTTCATCCAAGCGGTTCAGCAGCGGCCTTACGGCCTGTTCGCCCCACCGTTGCGGATCGGCGGCAATCCCGAGCTCGTAAAGCACCGTCTGCCACCGGCTCGGAATCAGCACGCTGGCATCGAACGGCAACGGCGACACGCACGGCAAATCCCCACGGACGACTTGGGCGATCCCTACGTCCCGACAAGCGTGCAGCAACTGCTTTAACAGCAAGGGTGCTTGCTCGCGCGCCCTGGAGAGCCATTCAGCAAAGGCGATATTGACGATCGGCACAAACTGGTCGGGGTTGCCGCCGCAGCGCTTGACGACGCCGATGGCGTCGAGTTGCTCGCCCACGGCGAGCCGATACCGGCGCAGGAGGTGCACATCGCGCCGTTGGGGGTCTGCCAGCACGCTCACCCGTGCTCCGTCGAGGCTCGATGGCGGCGCACCCAACCGCTGCTGCTGCCAAGCCGGAAAGTCGCGCAGGTTCTTGCGCCCGGTGATCGCCGCTTCGACCCGCCGTCGGGCCTCGCGATAACCGCCACGTGCCGGATCGACCTCGACCCACGCCGCCAGGAACTCGACGAACGTCTCGATCTGCTCGGTCCACACCGCGTCGATGTCGAGGGCCAGCAGGCCCTTGGCGTTCGCTCGCGCCTGATCAGCCAGCGCGCCCCAGCGAGAGAAGACCGCGTCCCTGGTGATTAGGACGAGCTGCTGCGGATCCTGGGTTACCGGCACCTCGGCAAGCAATTTATTAGCGATAGCGAGCGGCGGCTCGCCGCCATTTCGCAGTGGCGCATTGCAAGGTTGAAGCTCAGGATCTTCCCTTGCGAGCGAAGGAAAGATTAGGCTGGCATCGTGATCGACAAGTGCCTTTGCGGCGGCGCGAGCCAGTTCTGAGATCAGGTGGCTGCCGAACCAGAGATCGCGGGTGCGCCGTGCCGCGGCGATGAACTCCTGCACCGGGCCCAGCGTGACGAGCAGCAAATGTCCGCTCATGGCGCCGCCCTCTTCGCTTTCTTGGTCGCCGTCAGCCAATCGAGGAAAGCGTCGCGCAGACTTGCCTTGCCGGAGAGCGGCTCGAAGTGGGCGTCGTCACCCGGCGCGACCAGTTGATCAAACGGAGCCGCCGAGTTGGCAACCACCCGATTGTCCCGCACCAGGACAACCTCGCCGCAGGTTGGGGAGGCACGGTTCAGCCAGAGCGCACAGGGAAGGAAAAGGCCGTCGGGAAGCGGCAGCGCCTTGACGATCAGCGGGCTCGCCAGACGGTCGTGTAGCACTAAGCAGCGATTCGTAGGTTTGCACACGTTTTGGATTGGCGTTCGTTGTTGAGGTCAGTGACGGCAGCATGGATGGCGCGGTCGAGATGGTCGAGGTCTCGGAAGGTCTGATGGGCGAGGAAATGCCGCTTCAGGTCACGCCAAGCATGTTCGATGTCGTTCAACTCCGGGGCGTACCTCGGCAGCCATTCGACGCACAGCCATGGCCGCGCGGCGAGGGCGGCACGCGACGCCTTGCTGGTATGAATGGGACCGTTGTCGATGACGAGCACGACCGGCTTCGTCGGTCGGCCGGGGCGCGGGCCATGGAGCTCGTCGAGCCGCGTCAGCAGAGCGATGAAATCGCTGCTTCGCTTGCTCCGGCTGGTCTCGACGACCAGCGTGCCGGCCGCGAAGTCGAGCGCGCCGATCATCGCCACCTTGCGCGCCTGGCCGGGCGCTGCGACGCGCAGGTCGGCGCCGCGCCCGGCCCACACATGCGCGAGATAAGGATGGGTGAGCGCCTCGGACTCGTCTTCGAACAGCAGCACGAGGTCGCCGGCCTGGGCCTGCTGCTTCAGCAGACGAAGCCGCAGGCCGGAGCGATCGACGGCCTGGGCGTCCTGCCGCCCCTTCAGCGTGTGCCGGGGTCGCCGCCAGCGAAAGCCCCCTTTTTGCGCATCACCACGCTCAGCCGCGACTTGGAAATCCGCTCGCCGGTGCGCCGCTCGATCTCGTTCTGCAACCGCGGCAGCGTCCAGTTCCGCCGATCGGCAACCTCGTCCGTCAGCACTGCCGAGACCACCGCCAGCGCCGCCCGCGCCTTCACCGGCTCCGGCCCCGGTGCCTTGCGGGCGCGCAGGCCCGCCACCCCTCGCGACCGAACGTCCAGCGCCAATGGCGCACGCTGTTCGGCTCGACCGAAAACGCTTCGGCAATCCGAGCGCTCGACCAACCCTGCAGCGACAACAAAATCGACCGCGCCCGATCCGCTTACGCCCGATCCGGCGAACCGGCCAGCGCACGCAACTCCTCGCACTGCTCCGCCGTCGCCACTACCCGAGGACGACCCGCCATGACAACACCAAAATCCAGTGATCCCTCCACCAGAGCCTGCCATATGTGGATCGCCCAAGGGAATCCTGCTTAGGGTCTGTGGACATTCATGTGATCGGTGGGGATTGAACGAACCCGGTGTCGTGGGAGTGGGGTGATCGGTTAGCGGGGGCGGCTCCCGTCTGGGAGGATTACGGCGTGTTGAAGCCCGATCCTCAGACAGGAGCACCGCGATGGCCGAGATGAGCCCTCTGCGCCGCCGCATGGTCGAGGACATGACCGTCCGCAATCTGTCATTGGCGACGCAACGATCCTATCTTCACGCGGTCAGCAAGTTCAGCGGCCACTTTGGTCGCTCGCCGGACCAGCTTGGCCTGGAGGACGTGCGGGCGTTCCAGGTCCATCTGGTGTCGACCGGCATTTCGTGGCCGGCGCTGAACCAGACGGTGTGTGCGCTGCGGTTCTTCTACGGCGTCACGCTGGGGCACGGTGAGATCCCGGAGCGCATCCCTTATGCACGCGAGCCGCGCACGCTGCCGGTGGTGCTGAATGCCGATGAAGTGG is a genomic window of Rhodospirillales bacterium containing:
- the cmr6 gene encoding type III-B CRISPR module RAMP protein Cmr6, whose translation is MRAVGIPDHAGLAYEVWADVSGDTGKVDDQHLDDWLKGLAGQPVSPDYHQAFDRWQDSFVGSRSRVIEMILASRLLVGHGNGSATDVGLTLHRTWGVPMIPGSALKGLLAQYVETLYGPAVAGLAPDRPDLSEENKQRARYQGVTWRDRRILFGPGEVYRTLFGSSDADGENGLGRAAAIRGAVVFHDALYVPGSAPDDKPLASDVLTVHQKSYYDSAGQNAPSDYDDPHPVRFLSVRPKTSFLIALSGPSDWTDFAIELLKRALAEWGVGGKTSLGYGRASTFRVITVRPKVTSEIVASFSAWLEGLREDTARHRLKKVRTEWLDRLRLLSIAEREVAADLIRTHVRRSKIGKETDQLIAELDGDCRPQ
- a CDS encoding type III-B CRISPR module-associated protein Cmr5, with product MRDQERVLYAYKQVAGVQDCRDDYEIALQTFTGTLVRSGLAAAMAALERIRKREGTKLLLDHLAGAGIPGLEGTAGQRLAGKVRELDLDGYMLATREMFRLAAWFRRAVQAEFE
- the cmr4 gene encoding type III-B CRISPR module RAMP protein Cmr4, which produces MKAMPYILHALSPLHAGTGQAADIIDLPIARLRATGIPFIPGSSIKGVLRESRRQDLDDKTWRAVFGPDTSAAAEHAGALIVSDARLLALPVRSFKGTFAWVTSPLLLMLAGRDLDGGDRLRLAAMDGRQALVPSGSAVIVSGKNRLYLEDLDVPAKEDGANLLQWTETIGRVFGDDIEIFKKRFVVVDDETMTFLWETATQVDARVRIDAETRTVAKRALWLEESLPPETLLVGTLLADRSRRADTKLDPAAVLSNAIPAAEVIQFGGKATVGRGRCRLVPLGDKEATK
- a CDS encoding CRISPR-associated protein Crm3 — its product is MTSPHRLAMIPRDGLFCKDGRGWFTSALGRGHGLDWPFPSTLLGALRTAYGRVIEAKRDRPLSADEWLEHTGGIGLGATLALRRPLGRDFSRADRLWPVPADALFVEGEEQVLRLEPQPVTVPTLSRDDDRARERLWRPTVETCFKPRTPPRWWGDADFSAWLVGNRVVDVANGGQGAVRMQSRLQAHVGIVADTQTAGEGILFTHDVFETLGADRCEWGIGCEVELPAGGATPLPPVTLGADRRPAQLEELAPEVFEASAVVMDAFRAPGGSRGLRLVAVTPIVWERGWLPDRLASEDGNYRGRLEPIGVEVELRAAFVPRPQSVSGWDMARKRPKPVTRLVPPGAVYFFERADGNTFTADDAEKLWLSAIGCRVGEGFGRVVPGVWRGEEDARR
- the cas10 gene encoding type III-B CRISPR-associated protein Cas10/Cmr2; this encodes MANKLLAEVPVTQDPQQLVLITRDAVFSRWGALADQARANAKGLLALDIDAVWTEQIETFVEFLAAWVEVDPARGGYREARRRVEAAITGRKNLRDFPAWQQQRLGAPPSSLDGARVSVLADPQRRDVHLLRRYRLAVGEQLDAIGVVKRCGGNPDQFVPIVNIAFAEWLSRAREQAPLLLKQLLHACRDVGIAQVVRGDLPCVSPLPFDASVLIPSRWQTVLYELGIAADPQRWGEQAVRPLLNRLDEPYPYVACLVADGDRMGAILDGMASADCHRTISRALAKFPQEARRIVEQEHLGSLVYAGGDDVLAFVPLPRALACAQALKNAFSSIMIDACIGQSAGPTLSIGIGIGHIMDGMGDLLALGRRAERLAKRDEAEGDRGRDRNGLGIVIDKRSGGTLRWRARWDDWNENPVGRLLNDAALLGERLSTKKVHEIGTALRRFPDPGPGLDGSWTLVLLHDVRRTIKRSETGEAAPSPPQLGLELDEATEYAVAHARIDGWVRRMLIAKVFAQAEPKPDRSQRVA
- a CDS encoding IS630 family transposase — protein: MLLFEDESEALTHPYLAHVWAGRGADLRVAAPGQARKVAMIGALDFAAGTLVVETSRSKRSSDFIALLTRLDELHGPRPGRPTKPVVLVIDNGPIHTSKASRAALAARPWLCVEWLPRYAPELNDIEHAWRDLKRHFLAHQTFRDLDHLDRAIHAAVTDLNNERQSKTCANLRIAA